From a region of the Pongo abelii isolate AG06213 chromosome 9, NHGRI_mPonAbe1-v2.0_pri, whole genome shotgun sequence genome:
- the EXPH5 gene encoding exophilin-5 isoform X3 — protein MLKQPLTYRLRKEMAKNDPIELPTSRSKNVTNQKKPTPFSSRMSFRSSFASLFSFRKSGKETSKLPSLGQKGCDGHTGPPMPVRGAAVQAKIYNSSLENQLVDSTFVPKPAVMREDSGMPPPWDASLLENEFFQVLDDLDSTLAQEQSASSVNTRTPLNYGSRTQFSHFYSSGNRHGNITERHKKHYNETSNMSIYDILRPGTPREGFKTFSPRTRTIYDMYRTREPRVFKEDYVQKNTFGSTSLCFDSRQRSALPATGHFTARSLHFPATTQSKNGFIPPRHQQSPKRTPLSSIIWNRSDSSRDRENQKEFLRAPSPMEIDPADKYVYPRGFQENKRYESYHSQNVYQHVSLNAPMENAMSPDTFENSENMPFSHQSNTFARSFFSNTFGRSGEQRRFGQGPFWGQEKGHSFWSDFHRSRKSFSSSDRDFEMISMEANSVSAIHGHNVSSEHWESFSSGYGTDVSRGQEEPHPWQFDFQTSTLDSMVVSHGNETQLTPHFGTPNVCSMTGSSYHIKSSELVSQQDSSPVEVHINKEASSFGIAHTVASSFKTSFSQISDDRRNPQSPNLQNPTVTLQKNFPNNPVSHPMRSHTEVTVTNSNSIDSLPLAKSQPNILVTEVNNEKDLNESISEEDKQLSKMDQTNKAGEIPQPVSQTGISNSLPDFQNPLSQDSAKSNGFGFNASTTISSKKSPRVCSRKDTSKIYIPHKDKSNDIKQDKRFTENRKLGSTASLPFIQEHRTPPSFPRTDQGCHQELTVNDEDISRIITNNHWSSAPTDTQNAQSPEKPVILDTEGEQCATIHSTNCGKLTPGHKTSCDSLDLSSAALPDSSPSKNSSLDAPVVPSTTVFSRRSPSDKDPSLGEREEKDNAGKNQKNQFIVSHSENQERNDSHVPTHDEVVDVKCHSHSPFRNERGKGKIRHRISCIEKLSKTESISVPTSDHRSLIEASQSNSKVSELDTIYCTLPRKSSSFLIHGRQSGSKIMVASLRNGPPPFQIKNNVEDAMGNYTLNKVSPSSPESVNECSKVVSDSALGAPEATERMTNVKSSGSTSVRKGPLPFLINRAMSCPSGEPHASTGREGRKKPLTSGTDASELTTRASERIISPVESDSSVRDCSLTKRQHQKENFQEYTEKEGKMAASRRSVFALSNEDPLPFCSDLSGKERGKTLHKVKTTSTFSVSGDEDNVKCLEVVSIYYTLPRKPSKKFCNLFQQYTQNTNLLIESPQVETETFPNGLEKDEQNYSTREQSGTPSCENLKMSVNSDQTLTTENMTAFRLSNRRPLAPTLQEMASVEAAISLPEEESKAREIFSDNLAKTPLGNSENKKERGKKLQSETLHTLLMLQRKNVSEEKSENCQQSINSSNSGPSSLPALSEVNIGNSQTRRSSWECTGSGRAIPFTGSGKCPQKDHTSTAVGDGSSGSQPREGRGDIGTNCQKMTNKTLSHSESQVFALTPALHKLQLGEETQSDEPNLESLQSEPRELPQRSQEANMTESRKAEGEMQKSAWDQPSLPEGNKNKTNLGDLINGENRSSVKHRLAAMSKASRKFPAKDVSPRRHVATIFPQSGSRSGFDHLSLGTVECNPLFPEATPKSSESIGESRLSGDGKHVKKSENLLPITVLPNREPSTHVSNQKSNSISQRHQNEFKNVSESPSKHENSKDITAAQNLERESGAPSPITFTSLREAEFSDNQGRLSPPFPLEPAQKSRVSIPLASFLQQQRSASSLEWEPEPHLYRSKSLKSINVHGDLLRKSHPPKVRERHFSESTSIDNAPSRLTLGNEFSVNNGYSRRFRSFSELPFCDGNESWAYRSGTKTGPRSATSMYRPIDYGIFGKEQQLAFLENVKRSLTQGRLWKPSFLKNPGFLKDDLRNPPNPSESLSSNSPSSQVPEDGLSPSEPLNIYEDDPVDSDCDTDTTTDDEYYLDENDKESEL, from the exons ATGCGACGGCCACACAGGACCTCCTATGCCTGTGAGGGGAGCTGCTGTG CAGGCAAAAATATACAATTCATCTCTGGAAAATCAACTAGTTGACAGTACATTTGTCCCAAAGCCAGCAGTCATGAGGGAAGACAGTGGCATGCCTCCGCCGTGGGACGCTTCGCTGCTGGAGAATGAGTTTTTCCAAG TTTTAGATGACTTGGATAGCACATTGGCTCAGGAACAGTCTGCAAGCTCAGTGAATACCAGAACACCCCTCAACTATGGATCAAGAACACAGTTCAGTCACTTTTATTCCAGTGGTAACAGACATGGTAATATCACAGAAAGGCACAAAAAACACTATAATGAAACTTCCAATATGTCTATCTATGACATCCTAAGACCAGGAACTCCTAGGGAAGGTTTTAAAACCTTTTCTCCTAGGACAAGGACAATTTATGATATGTATAGGACAAGGGAGCCCAGAGTCTTTAAGGAAGATTATGTGCAAAAGAATACTTTTGGTAGTACTTCGCTGTGTTTTGACAGCAGGCAACGGTCGGCCTTACCAGCCACAGGGCATTTCACAGCAAGAAGCTTACATTTTCCAGCCACAACTCAGAGCAAGAATGGGTTTATACCACCAAGGCACCAGCAGAGTCCGAAGAGAACTCCTTTATCATCCATCATATGGAACAGATCAGATTCCTCTAGAGACAGGGAGAACCAGAAAGAGTTCCTGAGGGCACCATCACCAATGGAAATTGACCCTGCTGACAAGTATGTGTATCCCAGGGGTTTTCAGGAGAATAAGAGATATGAATCGTACCATTCACAGAATGTTTACCAACATGTTAGTTTAAATGCTCCCATGGAGAATGCAATGAGTCCTGACACTTTTGAGAACTCAGAGAATATGCCATTCTCTCATCAAAGCAACACATTTGCCAGATCTTTCTTCAGCAATACCTTTGGACGAAGCGGAGAACAGAGGAGATTTGGACAAGGTCCTTTTTGGGGCCAAGAGAAAGGACATTCTTTCTGGTCTGACTTTCATCGAAGCAGGAAATCATTCAGTTCTTCTGACAGAGACTTTGAAATGATTTCCATGGAGGCAAATAGTGTATCAGCCATTCATGGCCATAATGTTTCTTCTGAACACTGGGAATCATTTTCTTCTGGTTATGGAACAGATGTTTCCAGAGGCCAAGAAGAGCCACATCCCTGGCAGTTTGATTTTCAGACATCCACACTGGATAGCATGGTGGTATCACATGGTAATGAGACCCAGTTGACTCCTCATTTTGGCACACCAAATGTTTGCTCCATGACTGGTTCAAGCTATCACATCAAATCTAGTGAGTTGGTAAGTCAACAGGACAGTTCTCCTGTAGAAGTACATATAAACAAAGAAGCTTCCTCATTTGGAATTGCTCATACTGTAGCATCCTCATTCAAAACTTCCTTTTCCCAGATTTCTGATGACAGAAGGAATCCTCAGAGTCCCAACTTGCAGAATCCCACAGTCACTTTGcagaaaaattttccaaataatcCTGTCTCTCATCCAATGAGAAGCCATACAGAAGTCACTGTGACCAACAGCAATTCAATTGACTCTCTGCCTCTTGCCAAAAGCCAGCCCAATATCTTGGTCACAGAAGTGAATAATGAGAAAGACTTAAATGAATCTATTTCAGAAGAAGACAAACAGCTAAGCAAGATGGACCAGACAAACAAGGCAGGTGAAATACCCCAACCTGTTTCACAGACAGGGATCTCAAACTCTTTACCTGATTTTCAAAATCCCTTATCCCAGGACTCAGCCAAGAGCAACGGGTTTGGTTTTAATGCATCTACCACAATAAGTTCAAAAAAGTCACCCAGAGTCTGTTCCAGGAAAGAtacctccaaaatatatataCCACACAAAGATAAATCCAATGACATTAAACAAGATAAGAGGTTtactgaaaacagaaaacttgGCTCAACGGCTTCCCTTCCTTTCATTCAGGAACACAGAACACCACCATCTTTCCCCAGGACAGACCAAGGTTGTCACCAGGAATTAACTGTAAATGATGAAGATATTTCAAGAATTATTACAAATAACCACTGGAGCTCTGCACCGACTGATACTCAAAATGCACAATCTCCAGAAAAGCCTGTTATTTTAGATACTGAGGGAGAGCAGTGTGCCACAATTCATTCTACCAACTGTGGCAAGTTGACTCCTGGCCACAAGACCTCGTGTGATTCTTTAGATCTGTCATCAGCTGCACTACCAGATTCCTCACCATCAAAGAATTCTTCCCTTGATGCTCCTGTGGTTCCATCTACTACAGTGTTCTCCAGGAGAAGTCCTTCAGACAAAGATCCATCgctaggagaaagagaagaaaaagacaatgcTGGGAAGAACCAAAAGAATCAGTTTATTGTAAGCCACTCAGAAAACCAAGAGAGAAATGATAGTCATGTGCCTACACATGATGAAGTGGTTGATGTCAAATGCCATTCACACTCTCCTTTtaggaatgaaagaggaaaaggaaaaataaggcaTCGTATATCCTGTATTGAAAAGTTAAGCAAAACAGAAAGTATATCAGTACCCACCAGTGATCACAGGAGCCTCATTGAAGCAAGTCAAAGCAATTCCAAAGTTTCTGAGCTTGACACAATTTATTGTACCTTGCCAAGAAAATCAAGCAGTTTTCTCATACATGGCAGGCAGTCAGGAAGTAAAATAATGGTTGCGTCATTGAGGAATGGGCCACCTCCCTTCCAAATCAAAAATAATGTGGAAGATGCAATGGGGAACTATACATTAAACAAAGTTAGTCCCAGTTCTCCTGAGTCAGTGAATGAATGTTCCAAAGTTGTTTCAGACTCAGCCCTGGGAGCACCTGAAGCCACAGAGAGAATGACAAATGTAAAAAGCAGTGGATCTACTTCCGTTAGAAAAGGACCACTTCCATTCCTCATCAACAGGGCTATGTCATGTCCCTCAGGGGAGCCCCATGCCTCAactggaagagaaggaagaaaaaagccaTTGACCTCAGGCACGGATGCTTCTGAGCTAACAACAAGGGCTTCAGAGAGAATCATTAGCCCTGTGGAAAGTGACTCATCTGTTAGAGATTGTTCTTTAACCAAAAGACAACACCAAAAGGAAAACTTCCAAGAATACACTGAGAAAGAGGGTAAAATGGCTGCCTCCAGGAGAAGTGTATTTGCTCTTTCAAATGAAGACCCTTTACCTTTTTGCTCAGACTTGTCAGGAAAAGAACGTGGGAAAACATTACATAAAGTTAAGACGACTAGTACGTTTTCTGTTTCTGGTGATGAAGATAATGTAAAATGTCTGGAGGTGGTCTCAATATATTACACTCTACCGAGGAAACCCAGCAAAAAATTCTGTAACCTCTTTCAACAGTATACACAAAATACTAATTTACTTATAGAATCACCTCAAGTGGAGACTGAAACATTTCCTAATGGTTTAGAAAAAGACGAACAGAATTATTCTACACGAGAGCAGTCAGGAACACCTTCATGTGAAAATCTAAAGATGTCCGTCAACTCTGATCAGACGCTCACCACTGAAAATATGACTGCCTTCCGATTATCAAATAGGCGGCCCCTAGCGCCTACATTACAGGAAATGGCTTCTGTTGAGGCAGCTATTTCTCTTCCTGAAGAGGAATCTAAAGCTAGAGAGATTTTTTCAGATAATTTAGCTAAAACACCTCTAGGTAATtcagaaaacaagaaggaaagaggCAAAAAGTTGCAAAGTGAAACTCTGCATACTTTATTGATGCTTCAGAGAAAAAATGTATCcgaagaaaaatctgaaaattgtCAACAATCCATTAATTCAAGTAACAGTGGTCCCTCTAGTCTTCCAGCTCTTTCAGAAGTTAATATTGGAAATTCCCAAACCAGAAGAAGTTCTTGGGAGTGTACAGGGAGTGGTAGAGCCATTCCATTTACCGGAAGTGGGAAATGTCCTCAGAAAGATCACACATCCACAGCTGTAGGTGATGGCTCCAGTGGATCACAGCCTAGGGAAGGCAGAGGGGACATTGGAACCAACTGCCAAAAAATGACTAATAAAACACTTTCTCACTCAGAGAGTCAAGTCTTTGCCCTTACTCCAGCATTGCATAAACTACAGCTTGGTGAGGAGACTCAGTCAGATGAACCAAACTTAGAGAGTCTGCAGTCTGAACCAAGAGAATTACCTCAAAGAAGTCAGGAGGCAAATATGACAGAGAGCAGGAAGGCTGAAGGTGAAATGCAGAAGTCAGCTTGGGATCAACCTTCACTTcctgaaggaaacaaaaataaaaccaacttgGGTGACCTAATAAACGGGGAAAATAGATCTTCAGTTAAACACAGATTGGCAGCCATGTCTAAAGCCAGCAGAAAATTCCCAGCTAAAGATGTAAGCCCCAGAAGACACGTAGCTACTATCTTCCCCCAAAGTGGAAGCAGATCTGGCTTTGACCATTTATCTCTTGGCACAGTGGAGTGCAACCCACTGTTCCCTGAGGCTACTCCAAAATCTTCAGAGTCCATTGGCGAAAGCAGGTTGAGTGGGGATGGAAAGCATGTGAAGAAATCCGAGAACCTTCTTCCCATTACTGTACTACCCAACAGAGAACCTTCTACACACGTCAGCAACCAGAAGTCTAACAGCATTTCACAACGACATCAGAATGAGTTTAAAAATGTCTCAGAATCACCATCAAAGCATGAGAATTCTAAAGACATCACAGCAGCTCAGAATTTAGAAAGAGAATCAGGAGCCCCATCCCCCATCACATTCACCAGCCTCAGGGAAGCAGAATTCTCTGACAATCAGGGGAGGCTGAGCCCTCCTTTTCCACTGGAGCCTGCACAGAAATCTAGAGTAAGCATTCCACTGGCCAGTTTTCTGCAGCAACAAAGGAGTGCTTCATCTCTGGAGTGGGAACCTGAGCCACACCTCTATCGTTCAAAGAGTTTAAAAAGCATTAATGTTCATGGCGATCTACTACGAAAAAGCCATCCTCCAAAAGTCAGGGAGCGCCATTTTTCTGAAAGCACTTCTATTGACAATGCCCCGAGTCGACTGACCCTTGGGAATGAATTCTCTGTCAACAATGGGTACAGTCGAAGATTCAGATCTTTTTCTGAACTCCCCTTCTGCGATGGAAATGAAAGTTGGGCTTATCGCAGTGGGACAAAAACAGGTCCCAGGTCTGCAACATCTATGTACAGACCTATCGACTATGGGATCTTTGGGAAAGAACAACAGTTAGCTTTCTTAGAAAATGTAAAGAGGTCACTTACACAAGGAAGATTATGGAAACCAAGTTTTCTTAAGAACCCTGGCTTCCTAAAAGATGATTTGAGGAACCCTCCCAACCCCTCAGAGTCATTAAGCTCAAATTCTCCCAGTAGTCAGGTGCCAGAAGATGGCTTATCTCCAAGTGAACCGCTTAATATCTATGAGGATGACCCAGTGGACTCAGATTGTGACACAGACACAACCACAGATGATGAATACTACCTGGATGAAAATGACAAAGAGTCAGAACTGTGA